Proteins found in one Camelus bactrianus isolate YW-2024 breed Bactrian camel chromosome X, ASM4877302v1, whole genome shotgun sequence genomic segment:
- the DDX53 gene encoding DEAD box protein 53 — translation MAWAPGWKRAEPNPRDLRASQDGRSGRGRGRGRGRGWSGTFGHLEPRASGSRDPPLCFKLKTNMIGVVIGRGGSKMKEIQAMTNTKIQIIRGDSEAEVKIFGSTDMKTKAKETIETLVKKQGSYASESSVGNAASRPSVGRGSGRDTTIREGQPLIDWDHIKAEVVKWEKKKWANLPPIKKNFYIESKATSSLSQEQVDVWRKENFNIMCDDLKDGEKRPIPNPTYKFEDAFHHYPELMRNIRKAGFQKPTPIQAQAWPIILQGIDLIGVAQTGTGKTLSYLMPGFIHLSSQPISREQRNGPGMLVLLPTRELALQVEAECSKYSYKGLKTVCIYGGGNRTEQIQDVTEGVDIIIATPGRLNDLQMNNFVKLRSITYLVLDEADKMLDLGFEHQIMKILLDVRPDRQTVMTSATWPDSIRRLARSYLKEPMIVYVGTLDLVAVNTVKQNIIVTTEEEKRFLVQEFLQSLSPKDKVILFVSRKLVADDLSSDLCIHGIPVQSLHGDREQSDREQALEDFRSGKVKILIATDLASRGLDVNDVTHVYNYDFPRNIEEYVHRVGRTGRAGKTGISITLMTQDDSKVAGELIKILQRANQSVPKDLVTMAEPYNLHKLKGGPGKKSRKFQEACRQSY, via the coding sequence ATGGCCTGGGCTCCAGGGTGGAAGAGGGCGGAGCCTAATCCAAGAGATCTCAGGGCCAGCCAAGATGGAAGGAGCGGCCGAGGccgaggcaggggcaggggcaggggctggagcggCACCTTCGGCCATCTTGAGCCTAGGGCTTCTGGCTCCCGAGACCCACCTCTCTGCTTTAAATTAAAGACCAATATGATTGGTGTGGTAATTGGTCGTGGTGggtcaaaaatgaaagaaattcaggCTATGACAAACACCAAAATACAGATCATAAGAGGTGATTCTGAAGCAGAGGTAAAAATTTTTGGCAGCACGGAtatgaaaacaaaagccaaagaaaCTATAGAGACTCTCGTTAAAAAACAAGGAAGCTACGCTTCAGAATCTAGTGTTGGTAATGCTGCATCCCGACCCTCTGTTGGAAGAGGCTCAGGCAGAGATACCACTATCAGAGAAGGTCAGCCACTGATAGACTGGGATCACATAAAGGCAGAAGTGGtgaagtgggagaaaaaaaaatgggccaATTTACCACCaattaagaaaaacttttacaTAGAATCTAAAGCAACAAGCTCATTGTCTCAAGAGCAAGTAGACGTTTGGAGAAAGGAAAATTTCAACATAATGTGTGATGACTTAAAAGATGGTGAAAAACGTCCCATCCCCAATCCAACCTATAAATTTGAGGATGCTTTCCATCATTATCCTGAACTTATGAGAAACATTAGAAAAGCTGGTTTTCAGAAGCCAACACCAATTCAGGCACAGGCATGGCCAATTATTCTACAAGGAATAGATCTCATAGGAGTCGCCCAAACTGGAACAGGCAAAACATTGTCCTACTTAATGCCTGGGTTTATTCATCTCAGTTCTCAACCAATATCTAGAGAACAAAGGAATGGACCTGGCATGCTAGTCCTCCTACCCACTAGAGAACTAGCACTTCAGGTGGAAGCTGAATGTTCTAAGTATTCATATAAAGGTCTTAAAACTGTTTGTATATATGGTGGtggaaacagaacagaacaaataCAAGATGTTACTGAAGGCGTAGACATCATTATTGCAACTCCTGGAAGACTGAATGATCTGCAAATGAATAACTTTGTCAAACTAAGAAGCATAACCTACTTAGTCTTAGATGAGGCAGATAAAATGCTGGATCTGGGGTTTGAACACCAAATAATGAAGATTTTATTAGACGTGCGCCCAGACCGGCAGACTGTTATGACAAGTGCAACCTGGCCAGATAGCATTCGTCGACTTGCACGATCTTATCTGAAAGAGCCTATGATTGTTTATGTTGGTACTCTAGACCTAGTTGCCGTAAACACAGTGAAGCAAAATATAATTGTTaccacagaagaagaaaaacGATTTCTTGTCCAAGAATTCCTACAGAGCCTGTCACCCAAAGACAAAGTCATCTTGTTTGTCAGCAGAAAACTTGTTGCTGATGACTTATCAAGTGATTTATGCATCCACGGCATACCTGTGCAGTCTCTGCACGGTGACAGAGAACAGAGTGATCGTGAGCAAGCATTAGAGGACTTTAGAAGTGGAAAAGTGAAAATACTGATTGCTACTGATTTAGCATCCCGAGGTCTCGATGTTAACGATGTCACACATGTATATAATTACGATTTTCCACGGAATATTGAAGAATATGTACACAGAGTAGGGCGTACTGGAAGAGCAGGGAAGACAGGCATATCAATTACCCTTATGACTCAAGATGACAGCAAGGTTGCCGGTGAATTGATTAAAATTCTGCAAAGAGCCAATCAGAGTGTCCCAAAAGATCTTGTAACAATGGCTGAACCGTACAACTTGCATAAACTAAAAGGGGGCCCAgggaaaaaatcaagaaaatttcAAGAAGCATGCAGACAGTCTTACTGA